From a single Octopus sinensis linkage group LG5, ASM634580v1, whole genome shotgun sequence genomic region:
- the LOC115211835 gene encoding BTB/POZ domain-containing protein 17-like isoform X4, with translation MASPPRFAYLDLENSQNQNNTNTKAKSNNEIPAGASSFMEVLTPTTFSLALESNAGIDCFGNERHALANQAKFFNNQLLSDITLVVVKKKYFCHKLILVKSSDVFERMFSSDWDKSQRKEIELQEDSMCATVFPRFLKFLYSCHVRLNIGNTLSMLILSDKYNVEDLRNVCINFACTCIIPRLQLKDVFHIWFQYATKCYHKKLVQACVQALSEKMDDIMMSVEWEQEWLTIERDQLIEFLKSSELTIKDEYELWEAVLKWLLSTEHPTRAENLRSNVKTVIEHIRFPMMTPDQLCQVENCKVVLEMPDIFQPFLMQAYKYHALPLTSRAMIKEFTSASFLLRNYTDLRWDKRVVIQRYTECQKCAEVSFRFATRASTFPAQTWEWELKLHPKGFSSTCDDFRAVLYSNLILDQPRPVEYLLSLVDREKILHSVSGKKNFSKTRYTTDTEMDKKISLSDLSQPNCPLLIDDNLVLQIVLRPVG, from the exons ATGGCTTCTCCACCACGTTTTGCATATCTTGATTTGGAGAATAGCCAAAATCAAAACAATACCAACACCAAGGCTAAATCCAACAATGAAATACCTGCTGGTGCCAGCAGCTTTATGGAGGTTCTTACCCCAACTACATTTTCTTTGGCTCTGGAAAGCAATGCTGGAATTGACTGCTTTGGGAATGAGCGCCATGCCTTGGCCAACCAAGCCAAATTTTTTAATAACCAGCTTTTAAGTGATATCACATTGGtagttgtgaagaaaaaatatttctgtcaCAAATTGATTCTTGTGAAATCAAGTGATGTGTTTGAACGTATGTTTAGTTCTGATTGGGATAAATCCCAACGGAAg GAGATTGAGCTACAAGAGGACAGTATGTGTGCCACTGTGTTTCCACGCTTTCTTAAATTTCTCTACAGCTGTCACGTGCGTTTGAACATTGGCAATACACTTTCCATGCTAATCCTTTCTGATAAATATAATGTAGAAGACCTTCGTAATGTTTGCATAAACTTTGCCTGCACTTGCATTATTCCACGACTACAATTGAAAGATGTTTTCCACATATGGTTCCAGTATGCGACAAAGTGCTATCACAAAAAATTAGTGCAAGCTTGTGTACAAGCACTGTCTGAAAAAATGGATGATATCATGATGTCAGTTGAGTGGGAACAAGAATGGCTTACTATTGAAAGAGATCAGCTTATTGAATTCTTGAAGAGTTCTGAGCTGACCATTAAGGATGAATATGAACTCTGGGAGGCTGTACTAAAATGGTTGCTTTCTACTGAGCATCCTACAAGAGCTGAAAACCTACGCAGTAATGTAAAAACAGTAATTGAACACATTCGTTTCCCAATGATGACTCCTGATCAACTATGTCAAGTGGAGAACTGTAAAGTTGTTCTGGAGATGCCTGATATATTTCAGCCATTCTTGATGCAAGCCTACAAATACCATGCCCTCCCTCTAACCAGTAGAGCCATGATAAAAGAATTCACTTCTGCTAGCTTCTTGCTACGTAATTACACTGATCTTCGTTGGGACAAGCGCGTTGTTATTCAACGCTACACAGAATGCCAGAAATGTGCTGAGGTTAGTTTCCGATTTGCTACACGTGCTTCCACATTTCCTGCTCAGACGTGGGAGTGGGAGCTGAAGCTTCATCCAAAAGGCTTTTCTTCAACTTGTGATGACTTTAGGGCTGTTTTGTACTCCAATCTCATTCTTGATCAGCCAAGACCAGTGGAATATTTGCTGTCGTTAGTTGATCGAGAAAAGATTCTGCACTCAGTAAGTGGTaagaaaaatttttccaaaactaGGTATACCACTGACACTGAAATGGACAAAAAGATCTCTCTCAGTGACCTATCCCAGCCCAACTGTCCTCTCTTGATTGATGATAATCTTGTTCTACAGATTGTTCTTAGGCCAGTTGGATAA
- the LOC115211835 gene encoding BTB/POZ domain-containing protein 17-like isoform X3, giving the protein MENKPLSQYISSLKSFCLEAQQTADQLTGILWNGPSACYKQISDAKCFPSFPISKHNMASPPRFAYLDLENSQNQNNTNTKAKSNNEIPAGASSFMEVLTPTTFSLALESNAGIDCFGNERHALANQAKFFNNQLLSDITLVVVKKKYFCHKLILVKSSDVFERMFSSDWDKSQRKEIELQEDSMCATVFPRFLKFLYSCHVRLNIGNTLSMLILSDKYNVEDLRNVCINFACTCIIPRLQLKDVFHIWFQYATKCYHKKLVQACVQALSEKMDDIMMSVEWEQEWLTIERDQLIEFLKSSELTIKDEYELWEAVLKWLLSTEHPTRAENLRSNVKTVIEHIRFPMMTPDQLCQVENCKVVLEMPDIFQPFLMQAYKYHALPLTSRAMIKEFTSASFLLRNYTDLRWDKRVVIQRYTECQKCAEVSFRFATRASTFPAQTWEWELKLHPKGFSSTCDDFRAVLYSNLILDQPRPVEYLLSLVDREKILHSVSGKKNFSKTRYTTDTEMDKKISLSDLSQPNCPLLIDDNLVLQIVLRPVG; this is encoded by the exons aCATAATATGGCTTCTCCACCACGTTTTGCATATCTTGATTTGGAGAATAGCCAAAATCAAAACAATACCAACACCAAGGCTAAATCCAACAATGAAATACCTGCTGGTGCCAGCAGCTTTATGGAGGTTCTTACCCCAACTACATTTTCTTTGGCTCTGGAAAGCAATGCTGGAATTGACTGCTTTGGGAATGAGCGCCATGCCTTGGCCAACCAAGCCAAATTTTTTAATAACCAGCTTTTAAGTGATATCACATTGGtagttgtgaagaaaaaatatttctgtcaCAAATTGATTCTTGTGAAATCAAGTGATGTGTTTGAACGTATGTTTAGTTCTGATTGGGATAAATCCCAACGGAAg GAGATTGAGCTACAAGAGGACAGTATGTGTGCCACTGTGTTTCCACGCTTTCTTAAATTTCTCTACAGCTGTCACGTGCGTTTGAACATTGGCAATACACTTTCCATGCTAATCCTTTCTGATAAATATAATGTAGAAGACCTTCGTAATGTTTGCATAAACTTTGCCTGCACTTGCATTATTCCACGACTACAATTGAAAGATGTTTTCCACATATGGTTCCAGTATGCGACAAAGTGCTATCACAAAAAATTAGTGCAAGCTTGTGTACAAGCACTGTCTGAAAAAATGGATGATATCATGATGTCAGTTGAGTGGGAACAAGAATGGCTTACTATTGAAAGAGATCAGCTTATTGAATTCTTGAAGAGTTCTGAGCTGACCATTAAGGATGAATATGAACTCTGGGAGGCTGTACTAAAATGGTTGCTTTCTACTGAGCATCCTACAAGAGCTGAAAACCTACGCAGTAATGTAAAAACAGTAATTGAACACATTCGTTTCCCAATGATGACTCCTGATCAACTATGTCAAGTGGAGAACTGTAAAGTTGTTCTGGAGATGCCTGATATATTTCAGCCATTCTTGATGCAAGCCTACAAATACCATGCCCTCCCTCTAACCAGTAGAGCCATGATAAAAGAATTCACTTCTGCTAGCTTCTTGCTACGTAATTACACTGATCTTCGTTGGGACAAGCGCGTTGTTATTCAACGCTACACAGAATGCCAGAAATGTGCTGAGGTTAGTTTCCGATTTGCTACACGTGCTTCCACATTTCCTGCTCAGACGTGGGAGTGGGAGCTGAAGCTTCATCCAAAAGGCTTTTCTTCAACTTGTGATGACTTTAGGGCTGTTTTGTACTCCAATCTCATTCTTGATCAGCCAAGACCAGTGGAATATTTGCTGTCGTTAGTTGATCGAGAAAAGATTCTGCACTCAGTAAGTGGTaagaaaaatttttccaaaactaGGTATACCACTGACACTGAAATGGACAAAAAGATCTCTCTCAGTGACCTATCCCAGCCCAACTGTCCTCTCTTGATTGATGATAATCTTGTTCTACAGATTGTTCTTAGGCCAGTTGGATAA